A window from Dama dama isolate Ldn47 chromosome 11, ASM3311817v1, whole genome shotgun sequence encodes these proteins:
- the CDK9 gene encoding cyclin-dependent kinase 9: protein MAKQYDSVECPFCDEVTKYEKLAKIGQGTFGEVFKAKHRKTGQKVALKKVLMENEKEGFPITALREIKILQLLKHENVVNLIEICRTKASPYNRCKGSIYLVFDFCEHDLAGLLSNVLVKFTLSEIKRVMQMLLNGLYYIHRNKILHRDMKAANVLITRDGVLKLADFGLARAFSLAKNSQPNRYTNRVVTLWYRPPELLLGERDYGPPIDLWGAGCIMAEMWTRSPIMQGNTEQHQLALISQLCGSITPEVWPNVDKYELFEKVELVKGQKRKVKDRLKAYVRDPYALDLIDKLLVLDPAQRIDSDDALNHDFFWSDPMPSDLKGMLSTHLTSMFEYLAPPRRKGSQITQQSTNQSRNPATTNQTEFERVF from the exons ATGGCAAAGCAGTACGACTCGGTGGAGTGCCCTTTTTGTGATGAGGTGACCAAATATGAGAAGCTCGCTAAAATCGGCCAAGGCACCTTCGG GGAGGTGTTTAAGGCAAAGCACCGCAAGACCGGCCAAAAGGTGGCCCTGAAGAAGGTACTGATGGAGAACGAGAAAGAGGGG TTCCCCATTACAGCATTGCGGGAGATCAAGATCCTCCAGCTTCTAAAACACGAGAATGTGGTCAACTTGATTGAGATCTGTCGAACCAAAG CTTCCCCCTATAACCGCTGCAAAGGCAGTATATACCTGGTGTTTGACTTCTGTGAGCATGATCTTGCCGGGCTGCTGAGCAATGTCTTAGTCAAGTTCACACTATCTGAGATCAAGAGGGTCATGCAGATGTTGCTTAACGGCCTCTACTACATCCACAGGAACAAG ATCCTGCACCGGGACATGAAGGCGGCTAACGTGCTCATCACCCGCGATGGGGTTCTGAAGCTGGCGGACTTTGGGCTGGCCCGGGCCTTCAGCCTGGCCAAGAACAGCCAGCCCAACCGCTACACCAACCGTGTGGTGACCCTCTGGTACCGGCCCCCAGAGCTGTTGCTCG GGGAGCGGGACTACGGCCCTCCCATTGATCTGTGGGGCGCTGGGTGCATCATGGCGGAGATGTGGACCCGCAGCCCCATCATGCAGGGCAACACGGAGCAGCACCAGCTCGCCCTCATCAGCCAGCTCTGCGGCTCCATCACCCCTGAG GTGTGGCCAAATGTGGACAAGTACGAGCTGTTTGAGAAAGTGGAGCTGGTCAAGGGCCAGAAGCGGAAGGTAAAGGACAGGCTGAAGGCCTACGTGCGAGACCCCTACGCGCTGGACCTCATTGACAAGCTGCTGGTGCTGGATCCCGCCCAGCGCATCGACAGTGACGACGCTCTCAACCATGACTTCTTCTGGTCCGACCCCATGCCCTCGGACCTCAAGGGCATGCTGTCCACCCACCTGACATCCATGTTCGAGTACCTGGCACCTCCACGCCGGAAGGGCAGCCAGATCACCCAGCAGTCCACCAACCAGAGCCGGAATCCCGCCACCACCAACCAGACGGAGTTTGAGCGCGTCTTCTGA